One Brassica napus cultivar Da-Ae chromosome A5, Da-Ae, whole genome shotgun sequence DNA window includes the following coding sequences:
- the LOC106451829 gene encoding transcription factor bHLH80: MQSTDNGGGKGGGGEVSRGGLSRIRSAPANWIETLLQDDEEDDLKPDLCLTELLTGNSSGITSRDLFEFPSAVEQGLYTNQGGFHRQNSSPANFLGGSAAGSDGFFSNFGIPANYDYLPPPNDDISPASKRSREFSSQLKEEQMSGGVSGMMEDKLLEDSVPFRVRAKRGCATHPRSIAERVRRTRISDRIRRLQELVPNMDKQTNTADMLDEALQYVKALESQIQELTEQQKRCRCKPKEEN, encoded by the exons ATGCAGTCCACTGACAACGGCGGCGGAAAAGGAGGAGGTGGTGAGGTGAGTCGAGGTGGGTTGTCTCGGATCCGTTCAGCTCCGGCGAATTGGATTGAAACCCTACTCcaggatgatgaagaagatgatttgaaaccTGACCTCTGTTTAACTGAGCTTCTCACCGGAAACTCGTCCGGAATAACGAGTCGTGACTTGTTTGAGTTCCCGAGTGCTGTTGAGCAGGGATTGTACACTAACCAAGGTGGCTTTCACCGCCAGAACAGCTCTCCTGCGAATTTTCTCGGTGGCTCTGCTGCTGGGAGTGATGGGTTTTTCTCAAATTTCGGGATTCCCGCTAACTACGACTACTTGCCGCCGCCGAACGATGACATTTCTCCGGCGAGTAAACGGTCGAGGGAGTTCTCTTCTCAGTTG AAAGAAGAGCAAATGAGTGGTGGTGTATCAGGGATGATGGAGGATAAGCTTCTTGAGGACTCGGTTCCTTTTAGGGTTCGTGCTAAACGCGGATGTGCAACTCATCCTCGTAGCATTGCTGAGCGG GTGAGGAGAACGCGGATAAGTGACCGGATCAGGAGGCTGCAAGAACTTGTTCCTAACATGGATAAG CAAACCAACACTGCAGACATGTTAGACGAAGCTTTGCAGTATGTGAAAGCTCTTGAAAGCCAGATCCAG GAGTTGACGGAGCAGCAGAAGAGGTGCAGATGCAAACCTAAGGAAGAAAATTAA
- the LOC106345187 gene encoding alpha-galactosidase 3-like — MKLSLRKLLLLWSPLAWLILGYIHVNIDDCWSNLLRDSKGQLVPHPETFPQGIKLLADYVHSKGLKLGIYSDAG; from the exons ATGAAACTGTCATTAAGGAAACTG CTATTGCTTTGGTCTCCTCTGGCCTGGCTGATTTTAGGATACATACATGTCAATATTG ATGATTGTTGGTCCAATTTGTTACGTGATTCAAAG GGACAATTGGTTCCACATCCTGAAACCTTCCCCCAAGGGATTAAGCTTCTTGCTGATTATGTTCATTCAAAGGGTCTCAAACTCGGTATATATTCTGACGCTGGGTAG
- the LOC106345186 gene encoding uncharacterized protein LOC106345186 — MFRTFCARPPELEFSSQFNRPVKPHLSRHTIFSTHLNRRFSFTPTHATCQQKSTKGPSSKFPGKSLETSNEPSLNFRPNHFLQFNIYKHLIFHLPTQVDEKMASLSTSLLGIRRMSKAQEKTKNTVLCKKHPKHRQSPGVCSLCLNERLSMFIKATSSSTYSYLRLRKAPHIIYSSSTTSLSSSSSVSSCPSPLVDRRCYLLMAGGSGREKGSLCMTKSRSVAHKVDDEKRKKKETRGGFFFRFGGFKKREQERIVDN; from the coding sequence ATGTTTCGGACTTTCTGCGCGCGCCCACCAGAATTGGAATTTTCTAGTCAATTCAACAGACCTGTTAAACCCCATCTCAGCCGTCACACGATCTTCTCCACTCATCTCAACCGTCGATTCTCTTTTACCCCGACCCACGCGACCTGTCAACAAAAATCTACAAAAGGTCCATCTTCAAAATTTCCCGGAAAATCCCTAGAAACCTCCAACGAACCATCGTTGAACTTCAGACCAAATCATTTTCtccaatttaatatatataaacacttaaTATTTCATCTACCAACCCAAGTAGATGAAAAAATGGCGAGCTTGAGCACGAGTTTGCTCGGGATAAGACGAATGTCCAAGGCACAAGAGAAGACGAAAAACACAGTGTTGTGTAAGAAGCACCCAAAGCACAGGCAATCACCTGGTGTATGCTCTCTCTGTCTCAACGAGAGGCTCTCTATGTTCATCAAAGCAACTTCATCTTCTACTTATTCTTATTTACGTTTACGAAAAGCCCCTCACATCATATACTCTTCCTCAACGacttctctctcctcctcatCATCTGTCTCTTCTTGCCCTTCTCCTCTTGTGGATCGCCGATGCTACTTGTTAATGGCCGGAGGCAGCGGCCGAGAAAAAGGGAGTTTATGTATGACGAAAAGCCGATCAGTAGCACATAAAGTGGATgatgagaaaagaaagaagaaggagacgaGAGGTGGTTTCTTTTTTCGGTTTGGTGGATTCAAGAAGAGAGAACAAGAGAGAATTGTAGATAATTAG